The sequence CGATAAGCGCGCTGGCGTCGGCCCAATAGTCGCAATCGAAAATCTCCTCCATCGCCCACGCGCAAAAGCCCATGCCGAACTCGTCCGCCGCCACGGCCTTCTTGTGCGGGTCGTCTATTTTCAAATCGAGCGCGAGTGCGCCCTCGCCCCCAAACGCAAAGCCGTATTTCCAGAACGGATATAGCGACATCGTGGCAAACGGGTTCTCGGAAAGATTCGCCTCGCCGATAGTTCGGCACAAATGTATCGGCAACAGCCGCCGCAATCCTGTCATATCGCCGCAATCGAAATCGCGGAATTCCACCGATACGCCGATCTTATCGTGCAGCGTGTCGAACATCGCGGAAAACGCGGGCACCTCGTCCTCGTCGAGATGAACGATGACTTTGTTGTTTTCGATTGTAATATTCATCTGTTCCCCTTCTTCGCCGAATCGCGAAGCGTTGAGGGCGATCGCCCGTTGGCCCGTGCCGACCGATTACCTGATTGTTTTCGCTTGTGATGTCAATTTTACCCCCTCTGTCCTTCGGGTTTCTCCCCCTTGCTAAGAGGAAGTAGCGCTAAGCGCCGATGGGGCTATATCGCCATAATAGAGTGTATTCATTTTGCTCCAGCTTCAAAAACTCAATACAAATTTAATGCCGCAATTCCGTTAATGCAATGATTATCTTAGCCGATATTAAGCCAGCCATGGCGCTTGCCCGGCATGAAGGGTGTACGCACCAGTTCGAGCGCCTTGCCTTCATATTGGAACATCGCGGAGAACGCCGAGAACTCGTTCGGTGTAAGCTCTATGATAACTCGCCCATTTTCCAATAGAATTTGCATAGCACTTATAAGAGAATATGCCGATGCCATCTTGTCAAGAAGAGTGTGTGAAAAATATGGTAATTTTTTAAGGAGTGACGTCGAAAGAGAATAAAAAGGTCGGCCACAGCGATTGATTCCCGATCGGGGTCGGGAATGACCGTCGGGCATCCCTTCGGTGGACATTCCATATTTTACATTATCATTTACTTCGTCAGCGTCATTATTCCCCAGTCGCGGTCGGCGATATAGAGAATGTCGCCCTCAGGCGCAATTGCGTAAGAATACATACCGGCGATGTTCTGTATCGGTATCGGGTTCGATGGATCGGTTATATCGTAGATCGTTGTTCCACCAGAACCGTAGGATACAAAGCAGTAATCGCCGCAGATCGAAATATCCTGTGCATTACCGACCTGTTGGTCGGCGCGCCCAATAATCACAGGATCGGATGGATCAGAGAAATCGAACACCGTTAATCCGGCTATGCCATCGGCCACAAAGCAATGATGTCCGGAAATAGCCATCTTATCGGCCTCGCCGGGGGTATCCATATGTGCAATTATTGAGTCTGCATTATCGGCTCGAGCAATATATATACCTACCTGCCCGCAAGCTACGAAAAATAGACTGTCCGAGAATGCGACCCCATAGGTAAATCCATTGGGATCAACACTTCCGCGCGGCGTAACAAAATAATCAGTAGTATCGTGAAGATCATAAACGAAACCACCGTCATCGTAGTCCGCAAATGCAATGAATAATGTATCATGGTATCTTATTCCATCAACATCTTGTGTTCTTCGAGCAAATAACCCTGCCCAATTCTCCTGAATTGGTGCAAGCGGATTGGTAATGTTATACCAGAGAATAGGGGGATTACCTCGGTAGTCAGCAACCACCATGAGGTTTATTTCTTCGTCGATCCAAATGGCGCGGTTTTCGTATTGACCGCTGGGTTCGTCCCAACCGACCTGAACCGGATTTAACGGATCGGTTCTATCGCAATACAGAAGCCCCGCGCTTCCGTCGCCGACAAAAAGATAGTCGCCATAGGGATATATGTCGCGCGGATAACCTCGAGTTGACATGGTATCGACAAGCCTATATGGATATTGGTCCACCGAAAAATTTAATGTATCTGACCAATGAGCGAATTCGGTCTCATCCTCGGTTCGAGCGCCTACAGTCCAGCAATAGAGGCCATCAAAAAAAGGAATATTCGGTGTAGTTGAACTCGAGAATTCATATCCCTCAAAAACTGGATGCTCAGGATCTCCTTCAGGCCAGACCTTTATAGCATAACCGTTCGATTGAGGATAACTATACCAATCTAAATAGACTCGAGTGTCGTTGAGTATTGCTATCTCATCGGGAACAGTCTGTATTACCCTCTGCGAGAGCTGAAAAGACGATATTTCCGACAAATGGCATGTTTCCGAGCCCTCGATGACTCCCACCTGCCAATAGTATTCTCCATTCAATAGACTAAAATCAGGATATAGAACCGATGACGGAACGCGATATTCTAGTGTTTCGGGCGAATCATCCGACCAAAGAAAAAAAATATACTTCTTTGCGCCGGGGTAGGCATCCCAGTCGAAACCCTGGTCCATATCCAATACTTGTGTTTCGTTAACAGGTCGTAAAAGCTGAACTTTGAGCGATTCCTCCGGCGGAAGCGTTCTTTTACCACAACCAGAAAAAAGGGCTATGATGCACAAACCAAGAATAAATGTTATTTTTTTCATTTAATCACCTACGATAGAGTATTCCAATCTCAGCGAGATTATTGAGCGTGTGAAATCCTTGTTATAACCGATATCATAATTGGGTGAGTCGGCATTGCGAATAGTAAATAAGTATTCGAGTTCGATGGTTGTTTTGTCATCGAAATTGTATGAGATGAACGGCTTGAAATCGGCGCGAAGGTCGCGCCTACCAACATGAAGATAGTCCACTGAAAAATCCTTTTCCGAGGAATAGAATCTTTGCGATAGCTCTAAGCTCAAACCAAAAAGATATTTGTGCGTGAATAAGAAAACTTCTTTGGATAAATAGCCTTCAATGCGATCTTCGACGTAGGAAATATCAGTTTCATCGGAATCTTCGAGTGATTCACCCTCATTGTCAAACCCACGAGCGAAATATGCGCGATACGCATAATTAATTTTCACGTATATCGGCCCGCTCCAGCGCCAAACAGGGCCGATTTTGTAACCGACTCCATCATATTCGGGGAAATTAGCATTGTATTCCTTATATTCAATGTTACCGGCGATGCCGAAAGAATGATTTTTGAACAGGTCATACCGAATATCCAAATTCCCCCGTGACATCGAATATTCACTCCAATACTTGGCCGAAGCCGAATAATCGTCGTCTGTATAAAGAGCGATGGTGTATTCGGGTATTAAAGCATAGGATAGGTCGCATCGAAGTTTATTATATCGAAGCGTCAAAGAAGGATTGATGAAATGATAATCCATTTCCGTATTTAAATAATACTTAGTAAAACGATAAGCGATTGCTCCGATTATTCTTAAATCTCCAGCCTTGAATCGGAAGCCGGGTTCAAGGCCGAGGCGAGAAAAGCCATCGTCTTTCGATTCCAAGCGCATCCAGTCGGGATCACCACTATCGAAAGCCGAGAACTCGTGATTAGCCAGTAAGGCGGGATTCGAGTTGTATCCGCTTTCGATAAAAAGAGCCAATCTGAATCCTTCCCAAGAGGATTTTGCTCTAATTGAACCGATCGAGAGCAATAAAACTCCCAAAAGAAAAACATGTCTAAATAATCTGGATAGACTCATTAGGGAAGCTCGACAATGAATTGGCGTATTCCTTCGGTAATACCTACGGCTAGCTTTTCCCTGAAAGACCCCTCGGAAAGTAGTTTTGCATCATCTGGATTTGATAGAAATGCTGTTTCCACAAGAACTGCAGGCATAAACGAGCCCTTCAGAACATAGAATCCGGCTCCAGCAGGACCCCGCGCGGGAAGGCTCGTTTTCGTGGATATCGCCTCTTCAATCAAAACAGCAAGACGCGAAGACTCTCTCAGAAACTCGTTCTGAATAATATCGGTCATTATAAAATCTAGGTCGTCGGTGCCTTCCGAAGGTTCTTCGAGAAAAATCGAGGAATTCTCTAAAGCAGCTGTGGCACGAGCGTGGTCTGAACGCGCTGGAGCAAGGAAAAAAACCTGTGTGCCTCGAGCAGATTTATTCTTGGCCGCATTGCAGTGAATAGAGATGAATAAATCTGCATTATTGGAGTTGGCAAGATCGGTTCGTTTGCTTAGCGGAAGGAATACGTCTTCATTACGAGTTATTTCGACGGTGAAAAGCGTGTCATCTTTTAAAATCTTAGCGATTCGTTTCGAGATGTCGAGCACCAATTTTTTCTCGCGCGTGCCATCTTTAGCACTTGCTCCAGGGTCTTTACCTCCGTGTCCCGGATCGATCATTACATACCATTTTTTCTTGCGGATAGGAGTAGCTGCCTCGTTTTCATCCGCAGGAACAGCAACAATCTTCTTATCCTCTTCATAGGCTTCGTGTTCTGTAGAAATAACAGATGTAACTGTTTTAGGTTTGGTGCTTTTATTCTTTTTTACTGAAAAAACATATTTGCCCCCCGAGTTCTCTAAAGACATTAAAGACCTATCAGCCAGAATTTCTAGAAAAGCTTCCAGAGGGATAAGTATGGCATCGGATAAAATTCGAGTTTTAAGGGGCATTTTATAAGTGCGCTCTGCTACGATAACGAACTCGTTATTCGGTGAAAAAGTAAATGATTCTCCTCCGATAGAGATCGATTCTTTGCGTTTGATGGCGCTGTAAAACCTCTTGTCGCCTATTTCAGCAATTTGATCACTTGTTGTGTAATTATTACCATCAATTTCGAGATAACTCATATTAACCGTGCCGGCGGGAAGTTCGACAGCAGTCGAACCGTCGAACTGAAAAGCAAGTGCAAACGAAAAGAGGATAAATAATAAAAAAAATGAGAGCTTAGTTTTCATGTGGAGAATTTACATCGATAAAATGAATCTGTCAATGTTCATTATTCTAAAATCAAATACTATTATAATTTGGAGCTTCTTTTGTAACAGCAATATCATGCGGATGACTTTCTCGAAGACTGGTCGATGTTATTCTGCAGAATTTGGTTTTGGTCCAGAATTCGTTAATATCCTGCGCACCAGCCATGCCCATGCCAGCGCGAATACCCCCAACAAGCTGATAAACAACATCGGCAACCGGCCCACGATATGGTATTCTTCCTTCGATCCCCTCTGGAACCATCTTCTGAATATCTGTTACATGCTCTTGAGCATATCTATCTCTGGCGCCCTGCTGCATAGCACCAAGGCTTCCCATGCCGCGATAGACTTTGAACCTTCGACCCTCGAAGAGAACCGTTTCTCCCGGGGCTTCATCGGTTCCAGCGAACATATTGCCAAGCATAACCGCGCTTGCTCCAAGCGCAAGAGCTTTTGTTGCATCACCAGAATATCGTATTCCGCCATCGGCAATAATTGGGATTTTATATTGATCGAGTACCATAGCGCAATTATAAACAGCCTCGGCCTGCGGAACACCGACTCCGGTGATAACGCGCGTAGTGCAAATCGATCCGGGGCCAATACCTACTTTTACTACGTCTGCGCCTGCATCGGCCAGCCGAACTGCACCATCTGAGGTCCCTACATTACCAGCGATAACAGGTATTTTTGAAAAATTCTTCTTTAGAT is a genomic window of bacterium containing:
- a CDS encoding N-acetylmuramoyl-L-alanine amidase produces the protein MKTKLSFFLLFILFSFALAFQFDGSTAVELPAGTVNMSYLEIDGNNYTTSDQIAEIGDKRFYSAIKRKESISIGGESFTFSPNNEFVIVAERTYKMPLKTRILSDAILIPLEAFLEILADRSLMSLENSGGKYVFSVKKNKSTKPKTVTSVISTEHEAYEEDKKIVAVPADENEAATPIRKKKWYVMIDPGHGGKDPGASAKDGTREKKLVLDISKRIAKILKDDTLFTVEITRNEDVFLPLSKRTDLANSNNADLFISIHCNAAKNKSARGTQVFFLAPARSDHARATAALENSSIFLEEPSEGTDDLDFIMTDIIQNEFLRESSRLAVLIEEAISTKTSLPARGPAGAGFYVLKGSFMPAVLVETAFLSNPDDAKLLSEGSFREKLAVGITEGIRQFIVELP